The window ACCGGTGTCCCGTGTGGCACGCGCCGCCGGTCTGCTCGACGAGGTACAGGAGGGTGTCGGCGTCGCAGTCGACGCGGATCTCCTCGACCGACTGGGTGTGGCCGCTGCTGGCGCCCTTCTCCCAGAGTTCGTCGCGGCTGCGGGAGTAGTAGTGCGCCCGCCCGGTCTCGCGCGTCCGTTCGAGCGCCTCCCTCGAGACGTACGCCAGCATCAACACCTCGCCGGAGTCGGCGTCCTGCGCCACGGCGGGGACGAGTCCGTCCGCGCCGAAGTCGACCTCGACGTCCTCTGTCATTGGTTCGACCGACGGGAGTCCGGCCGATAGGTCTTTTGCCCCCTCTTTTCCCGCCCCCGCGTTCGGCCGTCCGGGGCGGATACACCGGAACACCAGTCGTATTGCCCGGCCGCGTGAATCACGGGTGATGACCTCGAAGCGGTGGCTGCAGCGACACCAGATCGCCGTCTACGCCGTCAGCGTCGCGCTCGCCGTCGCGGTCGGCGTCGGCGCCCCGTCGACCGCGCCGCTGGTTGAGGGGGCGATCACTCCGGTGCTGGCCGTGCTCCTGTACGTCACGTTCCTCGAAATCCCCTTCGTCAGGTTCCGACGGGCCTTCACCGACGTCCGGTTCATGACGGCGGCGCTGGGGATGAACTTCCTCGTCGTCCCGGTCGTCGTCTTCGCGCTCACGCGCGTGCTCCCCGGGAACCCGCCGTCCTCGTCGGGGCGTTCCTGGTCCTCCTGACGCCGTGCATCGACTACGTCGTCGCGTTCACCGACCTCGCCGACGGCAACGCCGAGCAGGTCACGGCCGCGACGCCCGCGCTGCTCCTCGTCCAGTTCGCGCTGCTCCCGGTCTATCTGTGGCTGTTCGTGGGACCCGGGATCGCGGACGTCATCAGCGCGCGGCCGTTCGTCGAGGCGTTCTCCCTCCTCATCGCGCTCCCGCTGGCGCTCGCGTGGCTCACCGAACTGTGGGCGACCCGCGCTCCGACCGGCCGGCGGTGGCAGTCGGCGATGGGCTGGCTCCCCGTCCCGACGATGGGGGCGACGCTGTTCGTCGTCGTCGCCTCGCAGTTCCCCCGCGTCGCGGACTCCCTCGGACAGGTGGTCGCGGTCGTTCCGGTCTACGTCGCCTTTCTCGTCGTGATGCCGCTCCTCGGACGCCTGGCGGCCGGCGCGTTTCGGATGGACGTCGGAAACGCCCGCGCGCTGGTGTTCACCTCGGTGACGCGGAACTCGCTGGTCGTCCTCCCGCTGGCGCTGGCGCTGCCCGCGGGCTACGAACTGGCACCGGCGGTCGTCGTCACGCAGACGATGGTCGAACTGGCGGGGATGGTGGTGCTCACGCGAGTCGTCCCGGACTGGCTCGTCCGGACGCCGCCGAGTTCGATTCCGTTCGCTGACCCTGGGAGCGATTGAGCGATCGTCACCGACTGGGACCGAGTGGCCGGCACCGACTGGGACCGAGTGGTCGTCACCGACGGCGACTGGTCATCGTCCCCGACGCCAACCGAGTCGCTGCCGGCTCACAACACGCTCAGTGCTTCGAGTGCGCCGAAGACGACGTCGCCGTACGTGAACGCCGCGAGCGTCCCGACGAATATCGGCACGAGAAACGGGATCCCCGGCGAGATCCAGATCTCCTCGCGCTCGGCGAGGACATCGAGGCCGCCGCGGAGCTTCTCCGGGCTGGTCCCGTACGCGCTCCCCTCGATGCTGTCGAGGAACGCCTCGGCCGCCCACGGATCGTCGGCGTCGGCCGCCGAGTCCGCGCTTCCACCGTCGCTCTCGCGTGCGACTCCGCCGTCGGACTCGACACCCGCGGCGTCGCCGCCGGGACTCGCGGAGCCGCCGCTCTCGCCGTCCCCCTGCTCCGCGGAGTCGACGCTGGCGTCGTCGCCCCCGACGTCGACCGCACCGTCCGTCGGGTCGTACGTCTCGCCGACGCTTCCGGGATCGCGGAACCGATCGGGGTCCGAACGCAGTTCGTCGAGGCTCAGCCCGCGCCAGCGGAGGTACATCCGCAGGGCGTCGATGTCGAGGCCGTTCCGCGAGAACCCCTCGGGCGTCTCGTAGAGGCGGCCGTGCGCCGTCGCGAGGTCCGCGACGCCGACCCGCGTGCCGAGGAACGACACCGGGAAGCGGACGTCGCCGTCGAGGACGTTCCGCACGCCGAGCGCGAGCGGGTAGCCGGCGGCGAGGACGACGGTGTTCGTGAGGATCGTCATCGAGAAGACGCCGAGCGTCGTGACGACCTCCGGCAGCGTGAACCCCATAAAGTAGTACGTCGGGAACGTCGGCAACAGGATCGCGATCGCGATGAGCGCCTTCGCGTCCGCGCCGCCGAAGCCGCCGATCCACCAGAAGCCGTAGGCGATCGGCGCGACGAGAAAGAGGCTGATCGCGACGCGGACGAAGAACAGCACGTCCGCGGAGGTCGCAAGCGAGAGGTGGCCGACGGACTCCCACGCGAGGAGCAGGAGGCCGAGGCCGACGAGGGGGTACCAGGTCCGGGTCGACACCCGCCTGGTCTCGATGTCCCGCCACGCCGCCCACCCGAGCACCGGGAGGACGGCCAGTCGAAGCAGATCCGGAACGCTGGCGAACATATCGGGAAAGCGACCCCGGGGGAGTTGTAGTTTGCGTCTGTACCCTGGTTCTGTCGGTACTCATTCCGGTTCGACTGCGACCGAGACGACTTCGGAAGCCCCCGCGCTCTCGACGGCTGCGACTCGTTGCGCTCCTCGCTCCGCTGCGGTGCTTACGTCGTCTCGCTCGTCGAGAGCGCGGCCCCTTCCAGTCCCGCCCGCGGTTGCTATCTCGTCGCAATCGCGTGCCCCGGTACGGGTCTTCTCAGGTCTCGCTCGTCGAGGGCCTGCGTCTGAAGGTTTTTACCCGAGAGCGGCCCAGGACGAGTGTGGACCCCGATCGGATTCCCTCGTCGTTTCCGGCCCCGAGCTACCGCGGCGCGCAGGAGGAGGCGCTCTCGGACATCCGCGACGCCTTCGCCGCCGGCAACGACGTCGTCCTCGTCCGCGCGCCGACGGGGAGCGGCAAGTCGCTCCTCGCGCGGGCGATCGCGGGCGCGGCGGCGACGACAGACGACGTCTCACCCGCCGAGGCGACCGACGCCTACTACACCACGCCGCAGGTCTCCCAGCTCGACGACGTCGCCGCCGACCCGCTCCTCGACGACCTGAACGTGATCCGGGGGAAGTCGAACTACACGTGCATCCTGAACGGCGAGACCGACACGCCGGTTGACCGCGCGCCGTGCGCCAGACAGGCGGGGTTCGACTGCTCGGTCCGACACCGCTGTCCGTACTTCTCCGACCGGGCGATCGCCTCGAACCGCCGCATCGCCGCGATGACGCTGGCGTACTTCATGCAGACCGCCGGCTCCGAGGTCTTCCGCAAGCGCGACGTCGTCGTGATCGACGAGGCCCACGGCCTCGCCGAGTGGGCGGAGATGTACGCGACCGTGGATCTGAACCCCCGGACGGTGCCGGTCTGGGACGACGTGGGGGTCCCGGACGTCGCCGCCGACGGCGACCCGCTCGAACGGACCGTCCGCTTCGCCGAGTCGCTCGCGGGCGTCGCCGAGCGGGCGAAAGACGAACTGCTCAGGAAGCCCGAACTGACGCCCGAGGAGGCGGCGCGCCGCGACCGCCTGCAGGAACTCCGCTCGGAGCTCCAGTGGTTCGTCGAGGACTACCGGAACCCCGAGAGCCCGACGACGTGGGTCGTCGACCAGCCCGACGGCGAGGGAAGCCCGATCACCATCAAGCCGCTCGACCCGGCGCGGTATCTCCATCACACCGTCTGGGACCGCGGCAACAAGTTCGCGCTCCTGTCGGCGACGATCCTGAACAAAGAAGCGTTCTGTCGGGGCGTCGGTCTCGACCCCGCGGACGTCGCCCTCGTCGACGTCGAGCACACCTTCCCGGTCGAGAACCGCCCGCTGTACGACGTGACGCGGGGGAAGATGACCTACGACGAGCGCGAGGAGACGCTCCCGAAGGTGGCAAAGACGTTAGTCCGGATTATGGCGGCCCATCCCGACGAGAAAGGCCTCGTCCACTGTCACTCCTACGCGATCCAGTCCGAACTTCGAAAGCGACTCGCCCGGCTCGGCCTCGGCGGTCGCGTCCGGGCGCACGACCGGGAGAACCGCGACGCCGAACTCGACTCCTGGAAGGCGACCGACGACCCCGACGTCTTCCTCTCGGTCAAGATGGAGGAGGCGCTCGACCTCGCCGGCGACCTCTGCCGCTGGCAGGTCGTCTGCAAGGCCCCCTATCTCAACACGAACGACTCGCGCGTCGCGCGCCGCCTCGAAGAGGGGCAGTGGGCGTGGTACCGACGCGCCGCGCTTCGGACCGTGATTCAGGCCTGCGGTCGCGTCGTCCGCGCGCCGGACGACTACGGCGCGACCTACCTCGCCGACTCGTCGCTGCTCGACCTGTTCGAGCGGACGCGGAGCGACATGCCCGGCTGGTTCCGCGAGCAGGTCGATCGACTGTCGGAGCCCGACCTCCCCGAGTTCGATCAGGTCGCCGCCGGCGGCGCGGCCGGATCGACGTCGAGCACGCACGGCTCGCAGTCGTCGACGACGAACCGCCGTCGGACGTCGAATCGGGAGGGTGGGGCGTCGACGACGGGGTCGTCTCGACCCACCGGCTCGAACGCGGGCCGTTCGCCGTCCGGCGGATCCGACGACGATCGATCGGCTCACCCGCTCTCTGACGTCTGGGGCGACGGCTGACGACCGTTACCGACAGGGGCCACCGCCGAGACCGGACTCCCGCGGTCGACGCGGCCGCTCAGAAGAGGAGCACCGCTCCGTAGGCGAACGAGGAGCCGACCATCAGAAGGACGAGTATCAGCGCGAGCACCTGCTGTCGATCCATACCCGGCGTTCGTCCTCCGCCGATTCAATTCTTTCGCCCCGGCGACGCGTTCCACGGGGTCGGTGTGCGACCTCACGGTGAATCCGCCCGATCCCGAAACAAGTAATTAATGAATGTTAATTTAGGTTTAGAAAGAATATCTGAATCCGGAAAATACCGGACGTTCGTTTTCTATAGTGGCTCTCTAATTGTTGTTTGAGACGGTATATCACAGAATACTTAACACTACTCACCTCGTGTAGACGAGTGTCCGGCAATGTATACCCACGGGCTGAACACGGCGATGACCCTGTACCGGAACGGAACACTGACGCTCTCGCAGGCGGCGTCACGCGCTGGCCGCTCGACGGACGCGTTCGCCACGGCGCTCGTGCGGCACGGTATCACGGTCCGCGAGAAGCAGGCGGGATCGCGGACGGCGGAGGGGTCGGTTCGGGCCGACTGACCGGTTCTGTCGCATCGGCCGCTCGTTCACTGGGTCTCCGAGTCGACGTCGCCGCTTACTCGGCGCGCTCGTCGGAATCTGGGAGAATGTGCAGTCCGGCGCGGCTCTTCAACACCGACACGGTGTCGGCGTCGCTGTCGACGTACGACGGCCGTGAGACCGTCTTCGATTCGTACGTCTCGGGGTCGAGCACCTGGATCGCGTACTCGTCTTCGACGGTCACGACCGTGGTCTCGGTCGCCTCGTCGGCGGTCCCGAGCAGTCTGGCGTCGGGGCTCTCGCCCTCCTCGAAGGCCGCTTCGTAGGGCTCGCCGGTGGTGAGCCGAACGCCCTTCAGGTTCCCGCGGACGCTCCTGACGAGCACCGGTCCCTCGTCGTCGTCGGGGTTCACCACGTCGCCGGGCGTGAACCTCGGAAGCCGCACGGCGTAGGTCACCCGGTAGACCTCGTTGCCGTCGCCGTCCTCGGTCACGAGCGTCGGGTACTCCTCGACGTTGCCGCCGAGCTCTCTGACGATCCGTTTCGCGACCCCGCCGCCCATCTGGTTCGTCGAGATCTTGATGTCAGTACCGTCGTCGGTCTCTGTGATCTCGGAGATGAACGCCTCGCGGTCGCCGGTCGCCTCGCGCTCTGCGACGTACGATTCTGCGATCTCGACTGCCCGCTGTTCCTCTTCGGGCGTGGGCGTCCGTTCCTCGGCACGCACCTGGACGATGCTGGCGTAGTAACCGCCGGCGATCCGGCCGCAGCGGTCGCAGGTCTGCCGGGAGATGTAGACCGGGACCGTCACGGTCTCCTCGCGGTAGGTGTCGCGGACGATCCCGCCGAAGGTGCAGTGCATCCGGATCGTGTTCTCGTCGATCTGTTCGGGCTCGACGCCCCAGCGGACGTCCTCGGCCTTCAGGTGGACGCCGAGGGCCTCGGTCACCTGCTCGATCGCGACGTCCGTGTAGTCTTCGGCGTCGACGTCGACCCAGCGGTTGCCCTTGTGGACCGCGCCGCACTGCGAACAGACGCGGACCTCGATCCGGTCGGGCGCGTCGACGAGGTCGAAGTCCTCGAAGTAACAGTCGTCACAGAGGACGGCGTCGCGCTCGCGGGGCTCGCCGGGAAGCGGGTCCGCGCGCTCCGGAACCGGATCCCCACAGCGAGGGCAGAAGTCTCCCGAACTCATCGGTTCCCGTAGACGACCGAGGCGGTTAAGCGCGACGAAGCGAGCCGGACGCGGCAAGCCGTCTCTGGACGCCCGAACGGCCTCCGTTCCTGCAACACCGTTTATTACCCCGAAGCCGTAGGTCGGGTATGGAGTGGAAACCCGACTGGGGACTCAGGGGCCGGATGGTCCTCACGATGTTCCTGCTTTTCGCCCTCTATCTCGTCTTCGTGGGGGCGCTGTGGCAGACGAACTCGTTCGCCTTCCTCCCGCTGATGGGCGTGTTCGTCCTCGCGCAGTTCTTCTTCAGCGACAAACTGGCGCTGTACAGTATGGGCGCGAAGGAGGTCTCCGAGGAGGAGTACCCGGAGCTTCACGCGACGGTGTCGCGGCTCAGCCAGCAGGCCGACCTGCCGAAGCCCACCGTCGCCGTCGCCGACTCGCGCGTCCCGAACGCGTTCGCGGCCGGGCGCTCACAGAAGAACTCGACGGTCTGCGTGACGACCGGTCTCCTCCGGACGCTCGACCGCGACGAACTGGAGGGCGTGATCGCGCACGAACTCGCCCACGTGAAGAACCGCGACGTGATGGTGATGACCATCGCGTCGTTCCTCTCGACGGTCGCGTTTATGATCGTCCGGATGGGCTTCTGGTTCGGCGGCGGGCGGAACCGGCAGGGCGGCGGCGGCTTCCTCGTCGCCATCGTCGCCTCGCTGGTCGTCTGGATCGTCTCGTTCTTCCTGATCCGCGCGCTCTCTCGGTACCGCGAGTTCGCGGCCGACCGCGGCGGCGCGCTCATCACGGGGCGTCCCTCGGCGCTCGCCTCCGCGCTCCTGAAGATCGACGGCCGGATGGACAAGGTCCCGAAGGAGGACCTCCGCGAGCAGTCGGAGATGAACGCGTTCTTCATCGTCCCGCTGAAGAGCGACGTCATCGGGCGACTGTTCAGCACCCACCCGGCGACGGAGAAGCGCGTCGACCGCCTGCGCGACCTCGAACGGGAACTGGAGTCACGCTGAGATGTCGCTGACGGAGGGTACGCGCTGATGGGCATCTTCGACGCGATCCGGTCGGTCCTCGGCACGAGCGCCGAGGCGGACGCG is drawn from Halobellus limi and contains these coding sequences:
- the hisI gene encoding phosphoribosyl-AMP cyclohydrolase, whose protein sequence is MTEDVEVDFGADGLVPAVAQDADSGEVLMLAYVSREALERTRETGRAHYYSRSRDELWEKGASSGHTQSVEEIRVDCDADTLLYLVEQTGGACHTGHRSCFYRTIDGEHVGERVFDPDDVYE
- a CDS encoding prepilin peptidase — protein: MFASVPDLLRLAVLPVLGWAAWRDIETRRVSTRTWYPLVGLGLLLLAWESVGHLSLATSADVLFFVRVAISLFLVAPIAYGFWWIGGFGGADAKALIAIAILLPTFPTYYFMGFTLPEVVTTLGVFSMTILTNTVVLAAGYPLALGVRNVLDGDVRFPVSFLGTRVGVADLATAHGRLYETPEGFSRNGLDIDALRMYLRWRGLSLDELRSDPDRFRDPGSVGETYDPTDGAVDVGGDDASVDSAEQGDGESGGSASPGGDAAGVESDGGVARESDGGSADSAADADDPWAAEAFLDSIEGSAYGTSPEKLRGGLDVLAEREEIWISPGIPFLVPIFVGTLAAFTYGDVVFGALEALSVL
- a CDS encoding ATP-dependent DNA helicase, giving the protein MDPDRIPSSFPAPSYRGAQEEALSDIRDAFAAGNDVVLVRAPTGSGKSLLARAIAGAAATTDDVSPAEATDAYYTTPQVSQLDDVAADPLLDDLNVIRGKSNYTCILNGETDTPVDRAPCARQAGFDCSVRHRCPYFSDRAIASNRRIAAMTLAYFMQTAGSEVFRKRDVVVIDEAHGLAEWAEMYATVDLNPRTVPVWDDVGVPDVAADGDPLERTVRFAESLAGVAERAKDELLRKPELTPEEAARRDRLQELRSELQWFVEDYRNPESPTTWVVDQPDGEGSPITIKPLDPARYLHHTVWDRGNKFALLSATILNKEAFCRGVGLDPADVALVDVEHTFPVENRPLYDVTRGKMTYDEREETLPKVAKTLVRIMAAHPDEKGLVHCHSYAIQSELRKRLARLGLGGRVRAHDRENRDAELDSWKATDDPDVFLSVKMEEALDLAGDLCRWQVVCKAPYLNTNDSRVARRLEEGQWAWYRRAALRTVIQACGRVVRAPDDYGATYLADSSLLDLFERTRSDMPGWFREQVDRLSEPDLPEFDQVAAGGAAGSTSSTHGSQSSTTNRRRTSNREGGASTTGSSRPTGSNAGRSPSGGSDDDRSAHPLSDVWGDG
- a CDS encoding DUF7317 family protein; protein product: MYTHGLNTAMTLYRNGTLTLSQAASRAGRSTDAFATALVRHGITVREKQAGSRTAEGSVRAD
- a CDS encoding 60S ribosomal export protein NMD3 — protein: MSSGDFCPRCGDPVPERADPLPGEPRERDAVLCDDCYFEDFDLVDAPDRIEVRVCSQCGAVHKGNRWVDVDAEDYTDVAIEQVTEALGVHLKAEDVRWGVEPEQIDENTIRMHCTFGGIVRDTYREETVTVPVYISRQTCDRCGRIAGGYYASIVQVRAEERTPTPEEEQRAVEIAESYVAEREATGDREAFISEITETDDGTDIKISTNQMGGGVAKRIVRELGGNVEEYPTLVTEDGDGNEVYRVTYAVRLPRFTPGDVVNPDDDEGPVLVRSVRGNLKGVRLTTGEPYEAAFEEGESPDARLLGTADEATETTVVTVEDEYAIQVLDPETYESKTVSRPSYVDSDADTVSVLKSRAGLHILPDSDERAE
- the htpX gene encoding zinc metalloprotease HtpX, with translation MEWKPDWGLRGRMVLTMFLLFALYLVFVGALWQTNSFAFLPLMGVFVLAQFFFSDKLALYSMGAKEVSEEEYPELHATVSRLSQQADLPKPTVAVADSRVPNAFAAGRSQKNSTVCVTTGLLRTLDRDELEGVIAHELAHVKNRDVMVMTIASFLSTVAFMIVRMGFWFGGGRNRQGGGGFLVAIVASLVVWIVSFFLIRALSRYREFAADRGGALITGRPSALASALLKIDGRMDKVPKEDLREQSEMNAFFIVPLKSDVIGRLFSTHPATEKRVDRLRDLERELESR